A window from Littorina saxatilis isolate snail1 linkage group LG9, US_GU_Lsax_2.0, whole genome shotgun sequence encodes these proteins:
- the LOC138977224 gene encoding tripartite motif-containing protein 3-like: MASGGNDAKSVTCAVCLESYLDPKFLPCHHTFCAQCITDVANRHTGGTFPCPSCRESTSLPTGGVAAMQANFYIKKQPEYDEEMCQIHTKRELEFYCVRCQEAICINCKMTKHEQHQTEDLHTAIQQKHKELLTDKSRLQKAVRYVTRRVKTTRVEQQAVLDKKAAVEKNIRDRHAVMVAAADKFRDEALDSLQSVSTHIDSDIAQILEQQEGDMEELLDIQRQVEHACNSGRASDVFTAVREMKSGSEQAVEKLTSQGLKTVCRPVLRFKVTSDVILQKARGFMGTVTKMEMEVEASEVRMLKRFPCGQESDIEVFCLGHVDSDPPGVRVSYERRQLKADAPGRLYSEDGKYKQSNVRLGKFTFNRSAKGKSMCSEPRAGCIDTFCKSLTTAHFRLSNDLSGEAVIDIFTVISTDP; encoded by the coding sequence ATGGCTTCTGGTGGCAACGACGCGAAGTCTGTAACGTGTGCGGTGTGTTTGGAAAGCTACCTTGATCCTAAGTTCCTGCCGTGTCATCACACGTTCTGTGCCCAGTGTATCACTGACGTCGCTAACCGTCACACGGGGGGTACCTTCCCCTGCCCCTCGTGCCGCGAGTCCACCTCTCTGCCCACAGGGGGAGTGGCCGCCATGCAGGCCAACTTTTATATCAAGAAACAGCCAGAGTACGACGAGGAGATGTGCCAAATTCACACGAAGAGAGAGCTGGAGTTTTACTGTGTCAGGTGCCAAGAGGCCATCTGTATCAACTGCAAGATGACCAAACACGAGCAGCACCAGACAGAAGACCTTCACACAGCCATCCAGCAGAAACACAAAGAACTACTCACTGACAAGTCTCGCCTGCAGAAAGCCGTGAGATATGTCACGAGAAGAGTGAAGACAACGCGAGTAGAGCAGCAGGCCGTGCTGGACAAGAAGGCGGCAGTGGAGAAAAATATACGTGATCGACACGCCGTCATGGTGGCCGCTGCCGACAAGTTCAGAGACGAGGCCCTGGACTCGCTTCAATCTGTCAGCACACACATTGACAGCGACATTGCCCAGATCCTGGAACAGCAAGAAGGCGACATGGAGGAACTCTTGGACATTCAGCGACAAGTTGAACATGCCTGTAACAGCGGAAGAGCGAGTGACGTCTTCACTGCTGTCCGAGAGATGAAGAGCGGCAGTGAGCAAGCCGTTGAGAAGCTGACGTCACAGGGGCTGAAAACTGTCTGTCGTCCCGTCCTCCGCTTCAAGGTCACAAGTGACGTCATACTGCAGAAGGCACGTGGCTTTATGGGCACGGTGACCAAGATGGAGATGGAGGTTGAAGCGTCTGAGGTGAGGATGTTGAAGCGGTTCCCGTGTGGGCAGGAGTCTGACATTGAGGTCTTTTGTCTTGGACATGTTGACAGTGACCCGCCTGGTGTGAGGGTGTCCTATGAACGGCGCCAGTTGAAGGCAGACGCTCCCGGGAGGCTTTACAGTGAGGACGGGAAATACAAGCAAAGTAATGTACGACTCGGTAAATTTACATTCAACAGATCTGCCAAAGGAAAGTCTATGTGCAGTGAGCCTCGGGCAGGCTGCATTGACACATTCTGCAAATCACTGACAACAG